One segment of Cyanobacteria bacterium GSL.Bin1 DNA contains the following:
- a CDS encoding redoxin domain-containing protein, whose product MALAVGTKAPDFKTKDSDGNTVSLSDFKGKTVILYFYPKDDTPGCTKEAQSFRDNYQKYQDQEMVVLGVSRDDEASHKMFKEKYGLPFTLLADVDGSITKAYDADGGAVSKRITYVIDGEGNISYVDSNVNTSTHADDVLSAIK is encoded by the coding sequence ATGGCACTTGCAGTTGGTACGAAAGCACCTGATTTTAAAACGAAAGATAGCGACGGTAATACGGTTTCTCTGTCAGACTTCAAAGGGAAAACGGTTATTCTCTACTTTTACCCCAAAGATGACACCCCTGGTTGCACCAAAGAAGCACAAAGCTTCCGCGATAACTATCAAAAATACCAAGACCAAGAAATGGTTGTACTTGGCGTCAGTCGCGATGACGAAGCGTCTCACAAAATGTTTAAAGAAAAGTATGGTTTACCCTTTACCCTCTTAGCCGATGTGGATGGCAGCATCACTAAAGCCTACGATGCTGATGGTGGTGCTGTCTCTAAGCGCATTACTTATGTTATCGATGGGGAAGGAAACATTAGCTACGTCGATAGCAATGTTAATACCAGTACTCATGCGGATGACGTACTAAGCGCGATCAAATAG
- a CDS encoding PepSY domain-containing protein: MNWRKQFREWHRRLAGIMILPLIVTALTGVSYRLSKDWFGLTRDQAHFLMVIHEGEYLGDQLKGIYVLLNGLGVLFLLTTGATMLFSNVMKSGLFSSRKQQQEESKS; the protein is encoded by the coding sequence ATGAATTGGCGCAAACAATTTCGAGAATGGCATCGACGTTTAGCAGGAATCATGATTCTCCCCCTAATTGTTACCGCTCTAACAGGGGTTTCTTATCGACTCTCTAAAGATTGGTTTGGCTTGACTCGCGATCAAGCTCATTTTTTAATGGTGATTCATGAAGGAGAATATCTCGGGGATCAACTAAAAGGGATTTATGTCTTACTCAATGGGCTCGGCGTCTTGTTTTTATTAACTACAGGAGCAACTATGTTATTCTCTAATGTGATGAAATCGGGACTCTTTTCGTCTCGTAAACAGCAACAAGAAGAATCAAAATCTTGA